From Candidatus Melainabacteria bacterium RIFOXYA2_FULL_32_9, one genomic window encodes:
- a CDS encoding deoxyuridine 5'-triphosphate nucleotidohydrolase: MKLKVRRLEHNISLPEYATQGSAGMDLTAAISEPVEFKPFERKLIPTGIIIELPHGFEAQIRPRSGLSIKHGMTLVNCVGTIDEDYRGEVCVPMINLSQETYTIQPGDRIAQMIIAPVQKADIIEIEELTATARSSGGFGSTGR, from the coding sequence ATAAAATTAAAAGTTAGAAGACTTGAACATAATATAAGTTTACCTGAATATGCGACTCAGGGTTCAGCTGGGATGGATTTAACTGCTGCAATATCTGAACCTGTAGAATTTAAACCTTTTGAAAGAAAACTTATTCCAACGGGAATAATTATTGAGCTTCCTCATGGTTTTGAAGCCCAAATTAGACCAAGGTCAGGACTTTCTATTAAGCATGGGATGACCCTGGTTAATTGCGTTGGAACTATAGATGAGGACTATAGAGGTGAAGTGTGTGTGCCGATGATAAATCTTTCTCAGGAAACATACACGATTCAGCCGGGAGACAGAATTGCTCAAATGATAATAGCTCCTGTTCAAAAGGCAGATATTATAGAAATTGAAGAGCTAACAGCGACAGCAAGGTCATCGGGTGGGTTTGGCTCAACTGGCAGGTAA
- a CDS encoding 4-hydroxy-3-methylbut-2-en-1-yl diphosphate synthase: MIKRKETKKIRIGNIEIGGDAPISVQSMCNTDTRDVRATIDQINRLTEAGCELVRVAVLNKEAAEAIGNIKKEIRIPLIADIHFDYRLAIESINQGIDALRLNPGNIGKQEYVEQVIKLAKAREIPIRIGVNSGSLEKDLSHNPDDIADSLVISAMRHIKILEDLDFDLMKISLKSSSVPTMIEAYEKIASLVPYPLHLGVTEAGTLKTGLVKSSIGIGTLLAKGMGDTIRISLTDDPIEEVYAGYEILKALNLRQRGINLISCPTCGRCQIDLINLAKKVEGKFRNIETPITIAVMGCAVNGPGEAKAADIGIAGGIGEGFIFKKGEIIKKVPESELLTAFEEELNLYITQVAT; the protein is encoded by the coding sequence ATGATAAAAAGAAAAGAAACTAAAAAAATCAGGATAGGCAATATAGAGATAGGTGGAGATGCTCCTATTTCTGTTCAATCTATGTGTAATACTGACACTAGAGATGTTAGAGCTACTATTGATCAGATAAATAGGCTAACTGAAGCCGGATGTGAACTTGTTCGTGTTGCAGTTTTAAACAAAGAAGCTGCTGAAGCAATTGGTAACATCAAAAAAGAGATAAGAATTCCTCTTATTGCTGATATTCATTTTGATTATAGGCTTGCAATTGAGTCTATAAATCAAGGGATCGATGCATTAAGACTAAATCCTGGTAATATAGGCAAACAAGAGTATGTAGAGCAAGTTATAAAACTCGCTAAAGCTAGAGAAATTCCTATTAGAATAGGAGTTAATTCTGGTTCACTAGAAAAAGATCTTTCTCATAATCCTGATGATATTGCTGATAGTCTTGTTATTAGTGCTATGAGACACATTAAAATACTTGAAGATCTTGATTTTGATTTAATGAAAATTTCTCTAAAATCCAGTAGTGTTCCTACAATGATAGAAGCTTACGAAAAAATTGCTTCTCTTGTTCCTTATCCACTACACCTTGGTGTTACGGAAGCTGGAACACTTAAAACAGGCCTTGTAAAATCGTCTATTGGGATAGGAACTCTTTTAGCTAAAGGTATGGGAGATACAATCAGAATTTCTCTGACTGACGATCCTATAGAAGAGGTCTATGCTGGGTATGAAATTCTGAAAGCTCTAAACTTAAGGCAAAGAGGAATTAATCTAATAAGCTGTCCAACCTGTGGCAGATGTCAGATTGATCTTATTAATCTGGCTAAAAAGGTAGAAGGAAAGTTCAGAAATATTGAAACTCCAATAACAATAGCAGTAATGGGTTGTGCCGTTAATGGTCCCGGTGAAGCTAAAGCAGCAGACATCGGCATTGCTGGCGGCATAGGTGAAGGATTTATCTTCAAAAAAGGTGAAATCATAAAAAAAGTTCCTGAATCAGAATTATTAACTGCTTTTGAGGAAGAATTAAATTTGTACATAACTCAAGTTGCTACTTAA